In one Choloepus didactylus isolate mChoDid1 chromosome 1, mChoDid1.pri, whole genome shotgun sequence genomic region, the following are encoded:
- the LOC119506594 gene encoding LOW QUALITY PROTEIN: enoyl-CoA delta isomerase 2-like (The sequence of the model RefSeq protein was modified relative to this genomic sequence to represent the inferred CDS: deleted 1 base in 1 codon): protein MPASQQDFENAVNQVKLLKEDPGNEVKLKLYALYKQATEGPCHVPKPAIFDMINKAKWEAWNAFGSLPKDTARQNYVDLVSSLGSPSESSGHVKPAADRSQAGYETLLVTSEDGITKITLNRPPKKNAISTQMYQEIMLALEAAGKDDSAITIVTGNGDYYSSGNDLNNFADVHPSEAEEKSKSAAILLREFVGHFIDFPKPLIAVVNGPAVGITVTLLGLFDLVYASDKVTFHTPFSHLGQCPEGCSSYVFPKIMGSVKATEMLVFGKKLTAREACAQGLVNEVFPDSTFQKEVWARLKAYSKLPPNAMRISKQVIRNREKEKLHAVNLEECDILQERWQSEECLDAIMNFLSKRAKL from the exons ATGCCAGCCAGTCAGCAGGACTTTGAAAATGCAGTGAATCAGGTGAAACTCTTGAAGGAGGATCCAGGAAATGAAGTGAAGCTAAAACTCTATGCACTGTACAAGCAGGCCACCGAAGGACCCTGTCATGTGCCCAAACCAGCTATCTTTGACATGATCAATAAGGCAAAATGGGAAGCCTGGAACGCCTTTGGTAGCTTACCCAAGGACACGGCCAGGCAGAACTATGTGGATTTGGTGTCCAGTTTGGGTTCGCCGTCTGAATCCTCTGGCCACGTGAAGCCTGCTGCAGACAGGAGCCAGGCTGGATATGAAACCCTGCTGGTGACCTCAGAGGATGGCATCACAAAGATCACGCTAAACCgt ccaccaaaaaaaaatgcCATCAGCACCCAGATGTATCAAGAAATTATGCTTGCACTTGAGGCCGCAGGCAAGGATGACTCAGCCATAACCATTGTCACAGGAAATGGTGACTATTATAGTAGTGGGAACGATCTGAATAACTTCGCTGATGTTCACCCTAGTGAGGCAGAGGAGAAATCTAAGAGTGCTGCCATCTTACTGAGGGAATTTGTAGGCCATTTTATAGATTTTCCTAAGCCTCTGATTGCAGTGGTGAATGGTCCAGCTGTGGGAATCACCGTCACCCTTCTGGGGCTTTTTGATTTGGTGTATGCGTCCGACAAGGTGACATTTCATACTCCTTTTAGTCACCTCGGCCAGTGTCCGGAAGGATGTTCCTCTTACGTTTTTCCGAAGATAATGGGCTCAGTCAAGGCAACTGAGATGCTTGTTTTTGGAAAGAAGTTAACAGCCAGAGAAGCATGTGCTCAAGGACTCGTTAATGAAGTATTTCCTGATAgcactttccaaaaagaagttTGGGCCAGGCTGAAAGCATATTCAAAgctccccccaaatgccatgagAATTTCAAAACAGGTAATCcgaaatagagagaaagaaaagctaCATGCTGTTAATTTGGAAGAATGCGACATCCTCCAGGAAAGATGGCAGTCAGAGGAATGCCTGGACGCGATCATGAACTTCTTATCCAAAAGAGCAAAACTGTGA